From Bacillota bacterium, the proteins below share one genomic window:
- a CDS encoding Xaa-Pro peptidase family protein has product MNADVLHHRLAMMQQAMLCEGVDCFIAAPSVNMHYLTGFVEPAHERFMALFVPAEGEPTLVVPALSAESARQEAFGVGDIRVWEDHEGVEPVLREVAQEMDLATAIIAIDEDLPALFLLKLQQILPTALYRPGTEIWAAARIRKDEDELWHMTQASRYADNAFAAGLALCAAGNTEWEVACAIEAEVEAQGAEMAFGLPIVAAGKHSAQPHYRTTKTVLHPGDVVVIDYGARLNGYNSDVTRTVCIGEATPEIQKIYKIVYDAHYAARAAVKPGVTAESVDAAARTVIEKAGYGEFFVHRTGHGIGLSVHEPPYIVKGNKQILEEGMCFSVEPGIYLPGRFGVRIENVVVVTADGCQSLNSEPTPHIREIG; this is encoded by the coding sequence ATGAACGCTGACGTTCTTCATCATCGCCTTGCGATGATGCAACAGGCGATGTTGTGTGAGGGGGTAGACTGCTTCATTGCCGCGCCATCGGTGAATATGCACTACCTCACCGGTTTCGTGGAGCCAGCGCACGAGCGTTTCATGGCATTGTTCGTGCCCGCCGAGGGTGAACCGACTCTGGTCGTTCCCGCGCTGAGCGCAGAGAGCGCGCGGCAGGAGGCATTCGGGGTCGGCGACATTCGGGTGTGGGAAGACCATGAGGGCGTGGAGCCCGTTTTGCGCGAGGTGGCGCAGGAAATGGACCTCGCCACCGCCATCATCGCCATCGACGAGGATCTGCCAGCGTTGTTTCTGCTGAAGCTGCAGCAGATACTGCCCACTGCCCTGTATCGCCCGGGCACTGAAATCTGGGCAGCGGCGCGCATTCGCAAAGACGAGGACGAGCTGTGGCATATGACACAGGCTTCGCGCTACGCGGATAATGCCTTCGCGGCGGGACTGGCATTGTGCGCCGCGGGCAACACCGAATGGGAGGTTGCCTGCGCCATTGAGGCGGAAGTGGAAGCGCAAGGCGCTGAGATGGCGTTCGGATTACCCATCGTCGCGGCGGGCAAGCATAGCGCCCAGCCCCACTACCGCACGACTAAGACGGTGCTACATCCGGGAGACGTAGTCGTTATTGACTACGGGGCACGCCTGAACGGTTACAACTCCGACGTGACGCGCACCGTGTGTATCGGCGAGGCAACTCCGGAGATACAAAAGATATACAAGATTGTCTATGACGCACACTACGCCGCGCGCGCTGCCGTGAAACCGGGCGTCACTGCAGAGTCGGTAGATGCCGCCGCACGCACGGTGATAGAGAAGGCCGGCTACGGCGAGTTCTTCGTGCATCGTACGGGACATGGCATCGGGTTGTCCGTCCATGAGCCTCCCTACATCGTCAAAGGCAACAAGCAGATACTGGAGGAGGGTATGTGCTTCAGCGTCGAGCCGGGTATCTACCTGCCGGGGCGATTCGGAGTGCGCATTGAGAACGTCGTCGTGGTAACGGCGGACGGCTGTCAGTCCCTGAACTCGGAACCCACACCCCATATTCGGGAGATAGGATAG
- the trpD gene encoding anthranilate phosphoribosyltransferase gives MTVQQAIAKLIERQNLTRAEAAALMEATISGQATPAQTAGWLVALRMKGETAEEIAGCAETMRRHAVAVHPQRKAELIDTCGTGADRVKTFNVSTAVAFVAAAGGVPVAKHGNRAVTSKCGSADVLEALGCRLDLPPEKVAQAIDDIGIGFLFARAHHPAMKYAAPVRQELGVRTVFNILGPLTNPAGAPRQLLGVFDASLTRLIAEVLRELGTERAMVVHGEPGLDELSTLGETIIVHVQDGQIREERIAPEQFGLRSASPEEVSAPDSPQSCAEMIRRLFSGEKGAARDLLLLNAGAALVVGGAAQTIAEGIQVAGEIIDSGKAMQVLESYIQFTQEAGR, from the coding sequence ATGACCGTTCAACAAGCGATTGCCAAACTCATCGAGCGGCAGAACCTGACGCGTGCCGAAGCGGCAGCGTTGATGGAAGCCACCATCAGCGGGCAAGCAACGCCTGCCCAAACCGCCGGCTGGCTGGTCGCGCTGCGCATGAAAGGCGAGACGGCGGAAGAGATTGCCGGCTGTGCCGAGACCATGCGCCGCCATGCCGTGGCGGTGCATCCCCAGCGAAAAGCGGAACTGATAGACACCTGCGGCACCGGCGCGGATAGGGTGAAGACCTTCAACGTCTCGACGGCGGTAGCGTTTGTCGCCGCCGCAGGGGGAGTGCCCGTGGCAAAGCACGGCAACCGTGCCGTGACGAGCAAGTGCGGCAGCGCGGATGTGCTGGAAGCGCTGGGATGCCGGCTGGACCTTCCTCCCGAAAAGGTGGCGCAAGCGATTGATGACATCGGCATCGGTTTCCTGTTTGCACGGGCGCATCACCCTGCGATGAAGTACGCCGCCCCCGTCCGACAGGAGCTGGGCGTGCGCACGGTGTTCAACATCCTTGGTCCGCTAACCAACCCCGCCGGAGCGCCGCGCCAGCTGCTTGGCGTGTTCGATGCCAGTCTCACCCGGCTGATTGCGGAGGTGCTACGGGAGCTGGGCACGGAGCGCGCGATGGTGGTGCACGGTGAGCCCGGTCTGGACGAGCTTTCCACACTGGGTGAGACTATCATCGTGCATGTACAGGATGGGCAGATACGCGAAGAGCGAATCGCCCCCGAGCAATTCGGTTTGCGGAGTGCTTCGCCAGAGGAGGTGAGCGCGCCAGACTCGCCGCAATCCTGTGCGGAGATGATACGTCGCCTGTTTAGCGGAGAAAAAGGGGCTGCACGTGACCTTCTGCTCCTGAACGCGGGGGCGGCACTCGTTGTCGGCGGTGCGGCTCAGACCATCGCCGAGGGCATTCAGGTCGCTGGGGAAATCATCGATTCCGGCAAAGCCATGCAGGTGCTGGAAAGCTACATTCAGTTCACGCAGGAGGCAGGCAGGTGA